Proteins co-encoded in one Cardiocondyla obscurior isolate alpha-2009 linkage group LG24, Cobs3.1, whole genome shotgun sequence genomic window:
- the LOC139111659 gene encoding uncharacterized protein translates to MTKINLYPLMKHKMKNDAKLDNLFLDVNVKFPSKLYRNLFIILFIIVVVLSGTLAVTFKSVRELKVEMHFLKLMYQNNTQSSLRVESFDPSNQMEIGDDRRVGNVTLIMPNDRIISNQSTYTNNKIKGRVNNFLDVTKSRKLKALLFSVSKKQSIRRFSRLTQKKATADGDSSDDVLSTWNDSHATRLERATRDIKELSKTEETKEEQDEKDEKEQTEGKVSQFRKNERRYKKSRKSRRGHKRNHNQARPLVATFVGAKPDLLNAAFIGPWVKMENKKYKLYDFKKFHLVENNMAIEVGTSGLYMISVQIYYSGDMNHYSFLLVLNSEGSPRNQTLVSCATVSLKKEVSCYTNIITHLQKYDRLSVQQQETERFINLRDSKVQIMLLSSDR, encoded by the exons atgacaaaaataaacCTGTATCCACTAATGaaacataaaatgaaaaatgatgCCAAACTTGACAATTTGTTCCTGGACGTCAACGTAAAGTTTCCCTCAAAACTTTACCGCAATCTCTttatcatattatttattatagtcGTTGTACTATCTGGCACGTTGGCGGTAACGTTTAAAAGCGTGCGAGAGTTAAAAGTTGAG ATGCATTTTCTTAAACTGATGTATCAAAATAATACTCAAAGCAGTCTCCGAGTCGAATCATTCGATCCTTCTAATCAGATGGAAATTGGAGATGATAGACGTGTCGGCAACGTTACATTAATAATGCCTAATGATCGGATAATTTCCAATCAATCGACAtatacgaataataaaattaaaggaagggttaataattttttagatgtTACGAAATCGCGTAAATTAAAGGCTTTGTTGTTCAGCGTCAGTAAAAAGCAAAGTATTCGACGTTTTAGTCGCTTAACGCAAAAGAAAGCGACGGCGGATGGAGATAGCAGCGACGATGTGTTGAGCACATGGAACGATTCGCATGCAACAAGATTGGAAAGAGCGACGAgagatattaaagaattatcaAAAACGGAAGAAACCAAAGAAGAACAAGACGAGAAAGATGAAAAAGAACAAACCGAGGGAAAAGTTTCACAATTCCgaaaaaacgagagaagatacaaaaaatcgcgaaaaagtAGAAGAGGACACAAACGTAATCACAATCAAGCGA GGCCGTTGGTAGCCACGTTTGTCGGTGCGAAACCTGATCTTCTAAATGCAG catTTATTGGACCTTGGGTTaagatggaaaataaaaagtataaactatatgattttaaaaagtttcacTTGGTGGAAAATAATATGGCAATTGAAGTTGGCACGAGTGGTTTATATATGATTTCTGTTCAG ATTTATTATAGTGGAGATATGAATCATTACTCTTTTCTGTTGGTGCTAAACTCTGAGGGTTCACCGAGAAATCAAACACTCGTTTCTTGTGCCACCGTTTCTCTTAAGAAGGAAGTGTCGTGTTATACGAATATAATTACACATTTACAGAAATACGATAGGTTATCTGTACAACAACAGGAGACGGaaag ATTCATTAATCTACGAGATAGTAAAGTACAAATTATGCTGCTCTCCAGTGATAGATAG
- the Gbb gene encoding protein 60A yields MSARSLSVLLILAAILGDLTIISADRTSGLYVDNGFDQTIIHRVMNQREKREVEHEILNLLGLPDRPRNVIGRPPQVKRSAPKFLLDIYKNALGEDEEEKPMAHRHKAGEFDLSGQDLKAIDQSDVIMTFAARNHHVPGVRHERGKRLWFDVSEVPPEEYLIGAELRLYHNGYTPRNRKNHGSHTITVYRVLKTEDGTRELQYIDATNVTDYKRGWLTFNISEAFEHWVNNPDGNRGLYLSVHPADRLAHEVRPEDIGLALFRGEPDKQPFITGYFKSSGVRESKIRRKRDAKRKKKSEAVGWDYRSNPYTDPGAQRDSRTCKIQTLYVSFRDLQWQDWIIAPDGYDAYYCSGECNFPLNAHMNATNHAIVQTLVHLVSPGKVPKPCCAPTKLSAISVLYFLDESNVILKKYKNMVVKSCGCH; encoded by the exons ATGTCGGCCCGATCTCTCTCGGTCCTGCTGATCCTCGCAGCTATTCTCGGTGACCTGACCATTATTAGCGCCGACAGAACGAGCGGATTGTACGTGGACAACGGCTTCGATCAGACGATAATTCACCGCGTGATGAATCAACGTGAAAAGCGCGAGGTGGAGCACGAGATTTTGAATCTGCTGGGACTTCCGGATCGTCCGCGAAACGTCATCGGCAGGCCGCCGCAAGTCAAGAGGTCGGCGCCCAAGTTTCTGCTGGACATCTATAAGAACGCCCTTGGCGAGGACGAGGAGGAGAAGCCCATGGCGCATCGTCACAAGGCCGGGGAGTTCGACCTCAGCGGTCAGGATCTAAAGGCGATCGATCAGAGCGATGTCATCATGACTTTTGCAGCACGCA atcATCACGTCCCCGGGGTGAGACACGAACGTGGGAAAAGGCTCTGGTTCGACGTGTCCGAGGTACCACCTGAAGAATATTTGATCGGCGCTGAACTCAGACTGTATCACAACGGATACACGCCGAGGAATCGGAAAAACCACGGCTCCCACACGATCACCGTGTATCGAGTGTTGAAGACTGAGGATgg GACACGGGAATTACAGTACATCGATGCTACAAATGTTACGGATTATAAAAGAGGGTGGCTGACATTCAATATCAGCGAGGCCTTCGAGCACTGGGTAAACAACCCGGACGGGAATCGAGGATTGTACCTCTCTGTGCATCCGGCTGATCGTTTAG CGCACGAAGTGAGACCAGAGGACATTGGGTTGGCGTTATTCCGCGGTGAACCGGACAAGCAACCCTTCATCACGGGCTATTTCAAGAGCTCAGGCGTAAGAGAGTCAAAGATTCGACGGAAGCGTGACgctaaaagaaagaagaagagcgaAGCCGTTGGGTGGGATTATCGAAGTAATCCTTACACCG ATCCTGGAGCGCAGCGCGACTCGCGAACCTGCAAGATCCAAACGTTGTATGTCAGTTTCCGGGATTTGCAGTGGCAG GATTGGATTATTGCACCGGACGGGTACGATGCGTATTACTGCAGCGGGGAGTGCAACTTTCCGTTAAACGCACATATGAACGCAACGAATCACGCGATAGTCCAGACTCTAGTGCACTTGGTGAGCCCAGGCAAGGTGCCTAAGCCGTGTTGCGCGCCCACCAAGCTCTCAGCTatttcagttttatatttccttGATGAGAGCAATGTCATCTTGAAGAAATACAAGAATATGGTCGTTAAGAGTTGCGGCTGCCATTAA
- the Egr gene encoding uncharacterized protein Egr isoform X1 codes for MTSMLTGEESNAVKMKQKLMRDVPGKEEIRSFLNFSRENLSISHSDLEQGFNRSRLMKPSKSTILSVAALMAVVLCLGLQSWKLLSNTREIEQLRRDVDILKHRFLEQDLMDELKAFEEQLYAEESTEDNDPGETDIDNADYDSNYDDDGSTSSHDYSGDYHTPLTYGARSSDFPDITSTSMPIPTSADPGANEDMVELLAALRKVEAKHGQNFERNVRENHKNIEREHLKGRSKGHSSHEEKINNSNSTRYRSEDIVRGSASLAYVKESAKSKRSVNDGLADDHVRDATNDKRYNTGKIVVSASMSKAHSYESEEDDGDDNSETDQPHPPKKYHGHTLETTHLPARRLSEETGTFQPERYGSETTEVATDRRLSSRSRNVSGNKTVVPRLAQNHEAAAREFHRRLTRRHLRAPRQVYAIHYGADSTLFSTQDEHTGNGRARHHNGIFRAWQPSEWVVDLGMSRHFTLAGDGKLTVHEAGLYLVYAQIHYLDEHDENGFHMLVNGKPILQCMVYSPGMGHKSRSCFSAQVTFLQAGDHLVLKDIGSARYTLFQHDKSFFGLVKVGDHRQQQRQPPMHQ; via the exons ATGACGTCCATGCTGACCGGTGAAGAGAGCAACGCGGTGAAGATGAAGCAAAAGCTAATGAGGGACGTACCTGGGAAAGAGGAAATTAGGTCTTTTCTGAACTTCTCGCGAGAAAACTTGAGCATCTCGCACTCCGATCTCGAACAAGGATTTAACCGATCGCGGCTCATGAAACCAAGCAAGAGCACGATCTTGAGTGTGGCCGCTCTTATGGCTGTCGTTCTCTGCCTCGGCCTTCAAAGCTGGAAGCTGCTGTCTAACACCCGCGAAATCGAGCAACTGAGACGTGACGTCGATATCCTGAAGCATCGGTTTCTGGAGCAGGATCTCATGGATGAGCTGAAGGCCTTCGAAGAACAG CTATACGCCGAAGAATCTACCGAGGATAACGATCCAGGTGAGACAGACATCGATAACGCCGATTACGATTCCAattacgacgacgacggctcCACATCATCGCACGATTACTCTGGCGACTATCATACACCTCTCACTTACGGCGCCAGGTCGTCAGATTTCCCCGACATTACGTCTACATCAATGCCGATACCCACATCCGCGGATCCTGGCGCTAATGAGGACATGGTTGAACTGCTTGCAGCCTTGCGCAAGGTCGAGGCGAAGCACGGGCAAAACTTTGAGAGAAACGTGCGAGAAAATCATAA AAATATCGAGCGAGAACATCTTAAGGGAAGATCCAAAGGACACTCGAGCCacgaggaaaaaattaataactcgaATAGCACCAGGTACAGATCTGAAGACATCGTCAGAGGATCCGCCAGTTTGGCATATGTTAAAGAAAGTGCCAAATCGAAGCGATCTGTTAACGATGGCCTGGCTGACGATCATGTGAGAGACGCGACGAACGACAAGCGGTATAACACCGGAAAAATCGTTGTGAGCGCATCGATGTCCAAAGCCCATTCTTACGAAAGCGAAGAAGATGATGGGGACGACAATTCTGAAACAGATCAGCC GCACCCTCCCAAAAAATATCACGGTCATACATTGGAGACAACGCATCTCCCGGCACGCCGATTAAGCGAAGAGACGGGTACCTTTCAACCTGAGAGATACGGGAGCGAAACCACGGAGGTTGCAACTGACAGGAGGCTCAGCTCGCGAAGTCGCAATGTTTCGGGAAACAAAACGGTGGTCCCTCGGCTCGCTCAG AATCATGAGGCAGCCGCAAGGGAGTTTCATCGGAGATTGACTCGAAGACATTTGCGTGCACCACGGCAGGTTTATGCAATCCATTATGGGGCGGATAGCACTCTTTTCTCGACGCAAGATGAGCATACCGGAAACGGCAGGGCACGACATCACAACGGCATCTTCAGGGCGTGGCAGCCGAGTGAGTGGGTCGTCGATCTCGGCATGAGCAGGCACTTCACCCTTGCTGGCGATGGCAAGCTCACCGTGCACGAAGCGGGCTTGTATCTAGTGTACGCACAGATCCACTACTTAGATGAGCACGATGAAAACGGCTTCCACATGCTGGTGAACGGCAAGCCTATATTGCAATGCAtg gTGTACAGCCCGGGTATGGGACACAAAAGCCGCTCGTGCTTCTCGGCTCAAGTAACCTTCCTTCAGGCGGGCGATCATTTGGTCTTGAAAGACATTGGATCAGCGAGATACACTCTTTTCCAGCATGATAAAAGTTTCTTCGGTTTAGTAAAAGTCGGTGATCACAGACAGCAGCAAAGACAACCACCGATGCACCAGTAA
- the C12.1 gene encoding protein CWC15 homolog has translation MTTAARPTFEPARGGQGRGEKDLSAISKQYSSRDLPSHTKLKYREHGQGTVEELRTRDFRKELEERERTEKDKGSSGRRAIEPSRESTASSSAKRQKVDQVSAASLDADDPLDEDESDSDSDEDDTAALLAELQRIKKERAAEQAKKEMEKRQEEERIRMENILSGNPLLNYSSQSGRVDMKVRRRWDDDVVFKNCARSEPKKKHDVFINDSLRSEFHRKFMEKYVK, from the exons ATGACGACGGCGGCGAGACCGACCTTCGAGCCAGCCCGAGGAGGCCAAGGAAGAGGCGAGAAGGATCTCAGTGCGATCTCAAAGCAATACAGCAGCAGGGATTTGCCGTCGCATACCAAGCTTAAATATAG AGAGCATGGTCAAGGAACAGTTGAGGAGCTAAGAACTCGAGACTTCAGAAAGGAATTAGAGGAAAGAGAGCGGACTGAGAAAGACAAAGGATCATCAGGCCGTCGTGCTATCGAACCTTCCAGAGAATCGACTGCATCGTCTAGTGCAAAAAGACAAAAGGTAGATCAAGTTTCTGCAGCCAGTTTAGACGCAGATGATCCACTTGATGAGGACGAATCCGATTCTGATAGCGACGAGGATGATACCGCTGCACTCTTGGCTGAACTGcagagaattaaaaaagagcGGGCAGCAGAACAAGCAAAAAAG GAAATGGAGAAACGCCAGGAAGAGGAACGAATACGCATGGAAAATATTCTTTCAGGAAATCCTCTGTTGAACTATTCATCACAGAGCGGAAGAGTGGATATGAAAGTACGAAGGCGATGGGACGACGACGTTGTTTTCAAAAATTGCGCTCGCTCTGAGCCGAAGAAAAAACATGATGTGTTCATCAATGATTCTCTGCGAAGCGAATTTCATCGTAAGTTTATGGAAAAATATGTTAAGTAA
- the Egr gene encoding uncharacterized protein Egr isoform X2 — translation MTSMLTGEESNAVKMKQKLMRDVPGKEEIRSFLNFSRENLSISHSDLEQGFNRSRLMKPSKSTILSVAALMAVVLCLGLQSWKLLSNTREIEQLRRDVDILKHRFLEQDLMDELKAFEEQLYAEESTEDNDPGETDIDNADYDSNYDDDGSTSSHDYSGDYHTPLTYGARSSDFPDITSTSMPIPTSADPGANEDMVELLAALRKVEAKHGQNFERNVRENHKNIEREHLKGRSKGHSSHEEKINNSNSTRYRSEDIVRGSASLAYVKESAKSKRSVNDGLADDHVRDATNDKRYNTGKIVVSASMSKAHSYESEEDDGDDNSETDQPHPPKKYHGHTLETTHLPARRLSEETGTFQPERYGSETTEVATDRRLSSRSRNVSGNKTVVPRLAQVYAIHYGADSTLFSTQDEHTGNGRARHHNGIFRAWQPSEWVVDLGMSRHFTLAGDGKLTVHEAGLYLVYAQIHYLDEHDENGFHMLVNGKPILQCMVYSPGMGHKSRSCFSAQVTFLQAGDHLVLKDIGSARYTLFQHDKSFFGLVKVGDHRQQQRQPPMHQ, via the exons ATGACGTCCATGCTGACCGGTGAAGAGAGCAACGCGGTGAAGATGAAGCAAAAGCTAATGAGGGACGTACCTGGGAAAGAGGAAATTAGGTCTTTTCTGAACTTCTCGCGAGAAAACTTGAGCATCTCGCACTCCGATCTCGAACAAGGATTTAACCGATCGCGGCTCATGAAACCAAGCAAGAGCACGATCTTGAGTGTGGCCGCTCTTATGGCTGTCGTTCTCTGCCTCGGCCTTCAAAGCTGGAAGCTGCTGTCTAACACCCGCGAAATCGAGCAACTGAGACGTGACGTCGATATCCTGAAGCATCGGTTTCTGGAGCAGGATCTCATGGATGAGCTGAAGGCCTTCGAAGAACAG CTATACGCCGAAGAATCTACCGAGGATAACGATCCAGGTGAGACAGACATCGATAACGCCGATTACGATTCCAattacgacgacgacggctcCACATCATCGCACGATTACTCTGGCGACTATCATACACCTCTCACTTACGGCGCCAGGTCGTCAGATTTCCCCGACATTACGTCTACATCAATGCCGATACCCACATCCGCGGATCCTGGCGCTAATGAGGACATGGTTGAACTGCTTGCAGCCTTGCGCAAGGTCGAGGCGAAGCACGGGCAAAACTTTGAGAGAAACGTGCGAGAAAATCATAA AAATATCGAGCGAGAACATCTTAAGGGAAGATCCAAAGGACACTCGAGCCacgaggaaaaaattaataactcgaATAGCACCAGGTACAGATCTGAAGACATCGTCAGAGGATCCGCCAGTTTGGCATATGTTAAAGAAAGTGCCAAATCGAAGCGATCTGTTAACGATGGCCTGGCTGACGATCATGTGAGAGACGCGACGAACGACAAGCGGTATAACACCGGAAAAATCGTTGTGAGCGCATCGATGTCCAAAGCCCATTCTTACGAAAGCGAAGAAGATGATGGGGACGACAATTCTGAAACAGATCAGCC GCACCCTCCCAAAAAATATCACGGTCATACATTGGAGACAACGCATCTCCCGGCACGCCGATTAAGCGAAGAGACGGGTACCTTTCAACCTGAGAGATACGGGAGCGAAACCACGGAGGTTGCAACTGACAGGAGGCTCAGCTCGCGAAGTCGCAATGTTTCGGGAAACAAAACGGTGGTCCCTCGGCTCGCTCAG GTTTATGCAATCCATTATGGGGCGGATAGCACTCTTTTCTCGACGCAAGATGAGCATACCGGAAACGGCAGGGCACGACATCACAACGGCATCTTCAGGGCGTGGCAGCCGAGTGAGTGGGTCGTCGATCTCGGCATGAGCAGGCACTTCACCCTTGCTGGCGATGGCAAGCTCACCGTGCACGAAGCGGGCTTGTATCTAGTGTACGCACAGATCCACTACTTAGATGAGCACGATGAAAACGGCTTCCACATGCTGGTGAACGGCAAGCCTATATTGCAATGCAtg gTGTACAGCCCGGGTATGGGACACAAAAGCCGCTCGTGCTTCTCGGCTCAAGTAACCTTCCTTCAGGCGGGCGATCATTTGGTCTTGAAAGACATTGGATCAGCGAGATACACTCTTTTCCAGCATGATAAAAGTTTCTTCGGTTTAGTAAAAGTCGGTGATCACAGACAGCAGCAAAGACAACCACCGATGCACCAGTAA
- the LOC139111654 gene encoding transcription initiation factor TFIID subunit 6 gives MSENESIYGTTLSQESIKVIAESIGVGNFPDEAAKDLAEDVSYRLKEIVQDAAKFMRHGKRQRMTAHDIDHALKIKNIEPTYGFFAKDHIPFRFASGGGRELHFVEEKEIDLNEVVATAGGQSWPKLPLEITLRAHWLCIDGVQPTIPENPPPVSKDAQKLESVDPTTKLSSKNQNIGVGKPGGGGKSQKLRNVETVHVKQLATHELSVEQQLYYKEITEACVGSDEARRAEALQSLSADPGLHEMLARMCTFIAEGVRVNVVQNHLALLIYLMRMVKALLDNPSLYLEKYLHELIPSVATCIVSRQLCMRPEVDNHWALRDFASRLMAQICKNFNTSTNNVQTRVTRMFSQALAKNSQTPLASLYGAIEGLCELGPEVIKALVIPKIKSISERIESCIEGQGLSSVDKNGAGHIKTLLVKSVAPILKTIRSPPDYVEEYKQDYGYIGPALCAAVAKARTQPAPSTTTATTTTITTNQQQGSNCTGKALVQTVSSSTGQQPGRTYMLGTNRSASGTSTTGGKYVILQSRSQTPTISNINTTINTSAIQQQPQTQTHTHTQAQQPQQPQHLQQSQQQQPQQQPQQQQQQSQQQQPPPQQSQQQIKLTQANIAQQKAHVQNPTTKLVVVCMPPSSHTNTSAVTQQANLTAKPQNVFATQQSVERSLSPEEEQSFP, from the exons ATGAGTGAAAATGAATCTATATATGGGACAACTTTGTCTCAAGAATCTATTAAAGTGATAGCAGAGAGTATTGGCGTTGGAAACTTCCCAGATGAGGCTGCGAAAGATCTTGCAGAAGATGTCAGTTATAGATTGAAAGAAATTGTTCAG GATGCTGCAAAATTTATGAGACATGGGAAACGTCAAAGAATGACTGCACATGATATAGAtcatgcattaaaaattaaaaatattgagcCAACATATGGATTTTTTGCTAAGGATCATATACCGTTTCGTTTTGCATCTGGCGGTGGTAGGGAATTGCATTTTGttgaagaaaaggaaattgaTCTTAATGAAGTTGTAGCCACAGCTGGTGGACAATCGTGGCCAAAATTACCTCTGGAAATCACATTACGTGCGCATTGGTTATGCATCGATGGGGTACAACCTACAATACCAGAAAATCCACCACCAGTATCAAaag atgcTCAGAAACTGGAAAGTGTTGATCCAACGACAAAACTCTCCAGCAAGAATCAAAATATTGGTGTCGGTAAACCTGGTGGTGGGGGCAAAAGTCAGAAGTTACGAAATGTTGAAACTGTACATGTGAAGCAGCTCGCAACACACGAGTTGAGCGTCGAACaacaattgtattataaagaaataactgAGGCGTGCGTTGGATCTGATGAAGCTCGTCGGGCTGAAGCTCTTCAATCACTTTCGGCGGATCCAGGTCTACATGAAATGTTGGCCCGAATGTGTACTTTTATTGCGGAAGGTGTGCGAGTCAACGTAGTGCAAAATCATCTCGCTCTGCTCATCTACCTGATGCGCATGGTCAAAGCTTTACTTGATAACCCAAGTCTTTATTTGgagaaatat cttCACGAGTTGATACCGTCGGTTGCAACCTGCATAGTTTCTCGACAATTGTGCATGCGACCAGAGGTGGACAATCATTGGGCATTACGCGATTTTGCTTCTCGATTGATGGCACagatatgtaaaaattttaacaccTCCACGAATAATGTGCAAACTAGAGTCACCCGTATGTTTAGTCAAGCATTGGCTAAAAACAGTCAG ACACCATTGGCATCTTTATACGGCGCGATTGAAGGTCTTTGTGAATTAGGACCAGAAGTAATCAAAGCGTTGGTTATtcctaaaattaaatctatctCCGAGCGTATCGAGTCGTGCATCGAAGGACAAGGATTATCTAGCGTGGATAAAAATGGAGCAGGACATATTAAAACTCTGCTTGTG AAATCAGTCGCTCcgattttaaaaacaatacggtCGCCACCAGATTATGTGGAAGAGTATAAACAGGACTATGGATATATAGGACCTGCATTGTGCGCAGCAGTCGCAAAAGCTCGCACACAACCGGCACCTTCTACAACTACAGCTACAACTACAACAATCACCACGAATCAGCAACAAGGTTCTAACTGCACCGGAAAAGCACTCGTACAGACAG TAAGTTCGAGTACAGGTCAGCAGCCTGGCCGCACGTACATGCTTGGTACAAATAGAAGTGCTAGCGGAACTTCTACCACCGGTGGAAAATATGTCATCTTACAGTCGCGTTCACAAACACCTACTATATCTAATATAAATACCACTATTAATACCAGTGCGATTCAGCAGCAACCACAAACACAgacacatacacatacacaaGCGCAACAACCGCAACAACCGCAGCACCTACAACAATCTCAACAGCAGCAGCCCCAGCAGCAACctcagcagcagcagcagcaatcCCAACAGCAGCAACCACCACCACAGCAGTCACAGCagcaaattaaattgacgCAGGCTAATATCGCCCAACAAAAAGCACATGTACAGAATCCTACAACGAAGTTAGTTGTAGTGTGTATGCCTCCCAGTAGCCACACTAATACATCAGCAGTGACACAG caaGCGAATCTTACGGCAAAACCGCAAAATGTCTTTGCTACACAGCAAAGTGTTGAGAGATCACTCAGCCCAGAAGAGGAACAGTCATTTCcgtaa